From the Chitinophagaceae bacterium genome, the window ACCAATAAACCACTCTATAAACTTGGTGTTATGGCAATGAAAATTTTAAAGAAAAAGGGATAAAGCATGGCATACGGTAAGAAAAAGAAGAACAATATATTCACCTCCCTTAAATTCAGGTTTGCGCGTATGATTGTCTCAAATTTCCCTCTGAACAGCGTTAGGGTATGGGGCCTCAAACTCCTGGGTTTTAAGGTGGGCAAGCATGTATATGTTGGAAGTGGCTTGATGCTTACTATGTTTAACAGCAAATCAAACTGTGAACTGATTATCGGCGACAGAGTTGCAATTGCTCCCAGGGTTACTTTGATACTTGCAAGTGATGCAAACTGGTCGCGCTTAAATGAGATAATTCCACCTGTTGAG encodes:
- a CDS encoding acyltransferase; this encodes MAYGKKKKNNIFTSLKFRFARMIVSNFPLNSVRVWGLKLLGFKVGKHVYVGSGLMLTMFNSKSNCELIIGDRVAIAPRVTLILASDANWSRLNEIIPPVEGKIELKNDCWLGAGVFVMPNVTVGEMAVVATGSVVTKNVSPYTVVAGVPAKVIKTLQTKTQV